DNA sequence from the Corynebacterium freneyi genome:
ATCGTGCTGGCGAGGACTGCTGCGGCGGCGCGGCGCCTGATTCGAGAAGGGGATCGCATGTTTCGGATTATCGGCATTTGTCACGGGGCGCGAGCACGTTTTGGTGAAAAAATGGTATCCGCCGGTGAACGGCACGCCCGCGGGGGTGGTGAACCGGCGCGAATCGGTGCGGCAACACCGTTTGCCGGGCTGTTTCGGTGTTCGGGGAACCAAACCGGGATATCGTATCGGCCGTGAACGAACACGATGAACGGGCCAAGACCGCAGCCGACCCCGAGCGAGGCGCCGCCGACGCCGACGCCGACGCTGACGCCGACGCTGACGCCGTGGAAGCCGTGACCGAGGATCCTGCCGCGCACGCCGGGGAGCGCACGCGCTACGAGCCCGAGGTGGTCGAGCGCACGCTGTTCGACGGGTCGGTCACGCCGATGCAGCTGTACCGCCCGAAGGCTGCGCCGAAGGCGATCGTCGTGTTCTTCCCCGGCTTCGGCATGGGGGCCCGTTACTACTGGCCGATGGCGCAGGAACTGTGCGATCGCGGGTACGGGGTGCTCGTCTCCGAGCTGCACGGTCAGGGCGAGCAGACCGCCAAGCCCACGCGGCGCAATCAGTGGGGGTACAACGAGCTGGCCTCGAACGATTTCCCGGAGGCGGTGGCGACGGCGCGCGCCGAGTTCGAGACCTCCGGCGAGCGTCTGCCGGTCTACCTCATGTGCCATTCGATGGGCGGCCAGATCGGTTCGTTGTACCTGGCGCGCCCGGAGGCCGACGTCGACGGCATGATCACCGTCGGCTCCGGCACCCCGCACCACATTCGCTTCACCGGCGACGAGCGTCGGCGACTGCGGTTGGGCGGTCCGGTGATGTGGACGGTGTCGAGGCTGCTCGGCTATTGGCCGGCGGGTCCGTGGGATCTGGCGGGCTACGGGCGCCAGTCCGGCCGGCATGTCCGCGAGTGGGCGATGTTCGCCCGCAACGGTCGGCTGCGTCCGACGACGGCGGACATGGATTACGGGTGCGAGATGCCGAAGGTCACCACCCCCGTGCTCATGTTGACCTGCGACGGCGACCGGGATTGCACTCCGGAGTCGGCGATGGACCTGGCCTCGCGTCTGCCGAAGGCGGCCCGTTTCGAGTTCCTCGATCACCGCCTCGGCCACAACCGTTGGGCCCGCGAGCCGGAGGCCGTCGCCGACCGGTTCGAACGGTGGCTCGACGAGCTCGCCTCCGGGCAGCCCTGGCCTTGATGTCCGGGTGTTTTGCGTGACGACGGCTCGTCGTCAGCGCATCCGCCGTGCCGGGTCGCGCACGCCGGCGATGGCCGCGGCCCGGTCGAAGGACATGTGGGTGCCCGCCAGCCGTCCGTGCACCAGCACCGCCGTGACGGCGAAGGCGTCGTTGCCGCGATCGAGGGGTTTGAGGCGGCGAATGGTTTCGGCCTGCGCCCGGGCCCGATCCTCGAGGCGGTCGTCGCCGGGCGGATGACCTCCACCGCGTGCGCCACCGGGTCTTGGTCCGACATCGCCGAGATCGCGGTGCACGTCGACGGCGCCGATCATTCCGCCGCCTGCGGCACCGGCGGCCGCCAACGCCCACGGCCGCACGATGCGCACGCCGTCGTACTCGGGCAGCAGTTCGACGAGGACGTCGATGACCGACACCAGATCCTCGGCCGTCAACCCGGCCCCGGTGCCCCCGGGTATGCCGGTTGCCGAACTCATGTCGCCAACCGCCGCAGCACGGCCGCGTGGGATTCGACGGCCTCCGCCGTGAGCATGCGCACCTCGGAATCCCGCACCGCACGGGCCGCGGCCTCGACGATCGCGCGTTTGGCCGCCTCCTGCTTCGACGTGCCGCGCGTGCCGGCCAACAGGGTCAGGGCCCGATCCTCGGCTTCGCTGAGCCGCAATGTCATCGCCATGGCGCCAGAATAATCACGAAAGGGCGCCTATTGGTATCACGTTGATACCGGATATGGGCGGAAACGTCGTAAAGCACGCCCTTCACGGGCCGTTGCGGCCATCGGGGCGCGTAAGATGGGGGAGTAAAACCCTTGCACCCGCCACGCGCCGCCACCACCGGCGCGACACCCGCGCGGGACAACCCGGAGGTATGACGAGTGAGCGACGACAACGGAACCCTCTTCGGAGGCGGCGGTGGCGACGACGACCAGATCCGCCCCATCGACATCAACGACGAGATGCAGTCCAGCTACATCGACTACGCGATGTCCGTCATCGTGGGTCGAGCGTTGCCGGAAGTGCGCGACGGCCTCAAGCCCGTGCACCGCCGCATCCTGTACGCGATGTACGACAACGGCTACCGCCCCGAACGCGGCTACGTGAAGTCCGCCAAGCCCGTGTCGGACACCATGGGCAACTACCACCCGCACGGCGACTCCGCCATCTACGACACCATGGTCCGCATGGCCCAGCCGTGGTCCATGCGCTACCCGCTCGTCGACGGCCAGGGCAACTTCGGCTCACGCGGCGACGACGGCCCCGCCGCCATGCGATACACCGAGGCCCGCCTCACCCCGCTGGCCATGGAAATGGTCCGCGACATCCGCGAAAACACCGTCGACTTCCAGCCGAACTACGACGGCCGCACCACCGAACCGGTCATCCTGCCGTCCCGCGTGCCCCAGCTGCTGATGAACGGCTCCGGCGGCATCGCCGTCGGCATGGCCACCAACATCCCGCCTCACAACCTCCGGGAAGTCGCCGCCGCCATCAACTGGTGCCTCGACAACCCCGACGCCGACGACAAGACGGCCCTCGAAGCCGTCATGAGCCACATCAAGGGCCCCGACTTCCCGACCGCCGGCCAGATCGTCGGCGACAAGGGCATCACCGACGCCTACACCACCGGCCGCGGCTCGATCCGCATGCGCGGCGTCACCTCCATCGAGCAGGAGGGCAACCGCCAGTCGATCGTCATCACCGAGCTGCCCTACCAGGTCAACCCGGACCGACTCATCGCCAACATCGCCGAACAGGTCCGCGACGGTCGACTCGCCGGCATCGCCTCCATCGACGACGAATCCGACCTCAAGTGGGGCATGCGCATCGTCGTCAAGCTCAAGCGCGACGCCGTGCCGCGCGTCGTCCTGAACAACCTGTACAAGCACTCCCAGCTGCAGACCAGCTTCGGCGCCAACATGCTGTCCATCGTCGACGGCGTGCCGCGCACCCTGCGCATCGACCAGATGGTCCGCCTCTACGTGGACCACCAGATCGAGGTCATCGTCCGCCGCACCCAGTACCGCCTGGACGAAGCCGAGAAGAAGGCCCACATCCTCCGCGGCCTGGTCAAGGCGCTCGACATGCTCGACGAGGTCATCGCCCTGATCCGCCGGTCGGCCACCGTCGACACCGCCCGCACCGGCCTGATGGAACTGCTCGACATCGACGAGGTGCAGGCCGACGCCATCCTGGCTATGCAGCTGCGCCGCCTCGCGGCCCTCGAGCGCCAAAAGATCATCGACGAACTCGCCGAACTCGAAGAGCGCATCGCCGACCTGAAGGACATCCTCGCCAGCCCCGACCGCCAGCGCGCCATCGTCCGCGACGAACTCGCCGAGGTCGTCGAGCGATTCGGCGACGACCGCCGCACCGAGATCATCGGCGCCGTCGGCGACGTCACCGAAGAAGACCTCATCGCCCGCGAAAACGTCGTGGTCACCATCACCTCGACCGGCTACGCCAAGCGCACCAAGGTCGACGCCTACAAGTCGCAGCGACGCGGCGGCAAGGGCGTGCGCGGGGCGGACCTGAAGCAGGACGACATCATCCGCCACTTCTTCGTCTGCTCCACCCACGACTGGATCCTGTTCTTCACCAACAAGGGCCGCGTCTACCGCCTCAAGGCCTACGAGCTGCCCGAGGCCACCCGCGCCGCCCGCGGCCAGCACGTGGCCAACCTGCTGGAATTCCAGCCGGGCGAGCGCATCGCCGAGGTGCTGCAGATCCAGACGTACCAGGACTCCCCGTACCTGGTGCTGGCCACCAGCGAGGGCAAGGTGAAGAAGTCGCGCCTGGAGGAGTACGACTCCGCCCGCAGCGCCGGCCTCATCGCCATCAACCTCAAGGAGGGCGACTCCCTCATCGGCGCCCGCCTGTGCTCCGCGGACGACGACCTGCTGCTGGTCTCCGAGCGCGGCCAGGCCATCCGCTTCACCGCCTCCGACGACGCGTTGCGCCCGATGGGCCGCGCCACCGCCGGCGTGCTGGGCATGCGGTTCAAGGGCGACGACAAGTTGCTGAGCATGGTCGTCGTGGAGGAGGGCCAGCACCTGCTGGTGGCCACCACCGGCGGTTACGGCAAGAAGACCCCGCTCGACGAGTACACCGCGCA
Encoded proteins:
- a CDS encoding CopG family transcriptional regulator: MAMTLRLSEAEDRALTLLAGTRGTSKQEAAKRAIVEAAARAVRDSEVRMLTAEAVESHAAVLRRLAT
- the gyrA gene encoding DNA gyrase subunit A; translated protein: MSDDNGTLFGGGGGDDDQIRPIDINDEMQSSYIDYAMSVIVGRALPEVRDGLKPVHRRILYAMYDNGYRPERGYVKSAKPVSDTMGNYHPHGDSAIYDTMVRMAQPWSMRYPLVDGQGNFGSRGDDGPAAMRYTEARLTPLAMEMVRDIRENTVDFQPNYDGRTTEPVILPSRVPQLLMNGSGGIAVGMATNIPPHNLREVAAAINWCLDNPDADDKTALEAVMSHIKGPDFPTAGQIVGDKGITDAYTTGRGSIRMRGVTSIEQEGNRQSIVITELPYQVNPDRLIANIAEQVRDGRLAGIASIDDESDLKWGMRIVVKLKRDAVPRVVLNNLYKHSQLQTSFGANMLSIVDGVPRTLRIDQMVRLYVDHQIEVIVRRTQYRLDEAEKKAHILRGLVKALDMLDEVIALIRRSATVDTARTGLMELLDIDEVQADAILAMQLRRLAALERQKIIDELAELEERIADLKDILASPDRQRAIVRDELAEVVERFGDDRRTEIIGAVGDVTEEDLIARENVVVTITSTGYAKRTKVDAYKSQRRGGKGVRGADLKQDDIIRHFFVCSTHDWILFFTNKGRVYRLKAYELPEATRAARGQHVANLLEFQPGERIAEVLQIQTYQDSPYLVLATSEGKVKKSRLEEYDSARSAGLIAINLKEGDSLIGARLCSADDDLLLVSERGQAIRFTASDDALRPMGRATAGVLGMRFKGDDKLLSMVVVEEGQHLLVATTGGYGKKTPLDEYTAQGRGGQGVLTLKYDPKRGPLMGALVVSNDDEIFAVTSAGDIIRTRVNEIRATSRATKGVRLVNLADGTELLAIDRNVEDEGEETAVKVSETGTLDSVEARPGGVSASASDGGSDEGGEE
- a CDS encoding alpha/beta fold hydrolase; the protein is MNEHDERAKTAADPERGAADADADADADADAVEAVTEDPAAHAGERTRYEPEVVERTLFDGSVTPMQLYRPKAAPKAIVVFFPGFGMGARYYWPMAQELCDRGYGVLVSELHGQGEQTAKPTRRNQWGYNELASNDFPEAVATARAEFETSGERLPVYLMCHSMGGQIGSLYLARPEADVDGMITVGSGTPHHIRFTGDERRRLRLGGPVMWTVSRLLGYWPAGPWDLAGYGRQSGRHVREWAMFARNGRLRPTTADMDYGCEMPKVTTPVLMLTCDGDRDCTPESAMDLASRLPKAARFEFLDHRLGHNRWAREPEAVADRFERWLDELASGQPWP